In Bacillus toyonensis BCT-7112, a single window of DNA contains:
- a CDS encoding DUF2785 domain-containing protein, with translation MDITALQQQLELIQQNDYTQLHHINVNELTLNMLQYIGTTDSYVRYQLIYKCFAHFIHHEFLMDDQLKLLLQTCLSDEYLYCDIYSPHTDGVFTRSYTVSLIALILQFANSHYFFTEEDIEEIKNKLITYTNLEMDFRGYIENKGWAHCIAHVSDAFTEIVHNSHTTFEWYEELIHCLLNKIFIPSDIFHNNEDERIVTPLISMLYHDFQQDELISIIYKKIKRLPQIRKRLSLNEYCILCANIKTFLRTLFFRTKDDHNLAYTARKTEKMLKELPNYY, from the coding sequence TTGGATATTACAGCATTGCAACAACAGTTAGAGCTTATACAACAAAATGACTATACGCAACTGCATCATATAAATGTAAATGAGTTAACTTTGAACATGCTTCAGTACATCGGAACGACTGATAGTTACGTTCGTTACCAACTTATATATAAATGTTTTGCGCATTTCATTCATCATGAATTCCTTATGGACGATCAGCTGAAATTACTGTTGCAAACATGTTTAAGTGATGAGTATTTATATTGTGACATTTACTCCCCACATACAGATGGGGTTTTCACACGTTCTTACACTGTTTCTTTAATTGCGTTAATACTTCAATTCGCTAACTCTCACTACTTTTTTACAGAAGAGGATATTGAAGAGATAAAAAATAAACTTATTACATATACAAACTTAGAAATGGACTTTCGAGGATATATCGAAAATAAAGGATGGGCTCATTGTATCGCCCACGTATCTGATGCTTTCACTGAAATTGTTCATAATTCACATACGACTTTTGAGTGGTATGAAGAGCTCATTCATTGTTTATTAAATAAAATCTTCATTCCATCTGATATTTTTCATAATAACGAAGATGAGCGTATTGTTACGCCATTAATATCCATGCTGTATCATGACTTCCAGCAAGATGAGTTAATTTCAATTATTTATAAAAAAATAAAAAGGCTTCCTCAAATTAGAAAACGCCTTTCGCTTAATGAGTATTGTATTTTATGTGCCAACATTAAAACCTTTTTACGTACATTATTTTTTAGAACAAAAGATGATCATAACTTAGCCTATACAGCACGTAAAACAGAAAAAATGTTAAAAGAACTTCCAAACTATTATTAA